A window from Neobacillus sp. PS3-40 encodes these proteins:
- a CDS encoding proline dehydrogenase family protein, whose product MLKDFFIALSQNQFLNSSAKKYGLKLGAQSVVAGTNIPEVMKSIKELNSHGISCTVDNLGEFVFKKEEATAAKENILKVIEAINENKVDAHISLKPTQLGLDIDFDFALSNVKEVVDKASRYDMFVNIDMEDSSHLETTLNLLDKLSAEYDNVGTVLQSYFRNTQEYLEKYRNLRIRLVKGAYKEPEEIAYLDKKDIDENYIKLTEWHLLNGKFTSIATHDHRIINHIKEFVKKNDISKDKFEFQMLYGFRRELQLQLASEGYNFCTYVPFGNDWYGYFMRRLAERPQNLKIVGKQVFNKKTNTMIGMAAGAFLLGRASKKKKRK is encoded by the coding sequence TTGTTAAAAGATTTTTTTATTGCTCTGTCTCAAAATCAATTTCTTAATAGTTCAGCTAAAAAGTACGGATTAAAATTAGGAGCACAAAGTGTCGTCGCTGGAACGAATATACCAGAAGTGATGAAAAGTATTAAAGAACTTAACTCACATGGAATCTCTTGTACAGTTGATAATTTAGGAGAGTTTGTCTTCAAAAAAGAAGAAGCTACAGCAGCGAAAGAAAATATTCTCAAAGTAATTGAAGCTATAAATGAAAATAAAGTAGATGCTCATATTTCTTTAAAACCAACTCAATTAGGGTTGGATATTGATTTTGACTTTGCCTTAAGCAATGTTAAAGAAGTTGTTGATAAAGCAAGCAGATATGATATGTTTGTCAACATTGATATGGAGGATTCTAGCCATTTAGAGACTACTCTTAATCTATTGGACAAGCTTTCAGCGGAATATGATAATGTAGGTACAGTGCTTCAATCCTATTTCCGTAATACACAAGAATATCTTGAAAAGTACAGAAATCTACGTATTCGTCTTGTAAAAGGTGCATATAAAGAGCCGGAAGAAATTGCATATCTAGATAAGAAAGATATTGATGAAAACTATATTAAACTTACCGAATGGCATCTATTAAACGGTAAATTTACTTCTATTGCAACACATGATCATAGAATCATTAACCATATAAAAGAATTTGTTAAAAAGAACGATATTTCGAAAGATAAATTTGAGTTCCAAATGCTTTATGGATTTAGAAGAGAGCTTCAACTTCAATTGGCAAGCGAAGGCTATAACTTCTGTACCTATGTTCCATTCGGTAATGACTGGTATGGTTATTTCATGAGGCGTCTTGCTGAAAGACCGCAAAATTTAAAGATTGTTGGCAAGCAAGTATTTAATAAAAAGACAAACACCATGATTGGTATGGCAGCAGGAGCATTTCTATTAGGAAGAGCATCTAAGAAGAAAAAACGTAAGTAA
- a CDS encoding NAD(P)H-hydrate dehydratase: MFVAGQKEMQQMDQYTMDKIGLPGVVLMENAGAKVVEEILASSPCKNPRVIIFAGGGNNGGDGFVIARRLFDLGLEPLLCLLVNPDRIKGDAKSHFDVYINRGLPIFYFQEDNALTLRDKLNQADIIIDAMLGTGINGPVREPFDQVISIVNEYKGKRLVISVDIPSGVSSDSGKVEGLAIKATKTITFVFPKKGFFLNDGPKYIGEWKVVDISVPPSIVKDLGLNMPQLITKPLVKSLLPARPQYGHKGTFGHALVLGGSRQYVGAPIFAAKAALFSGAGLVTLAVPNSIYPMVASQNPESLLLPLSESDGHFAEKAIEEITSRLHQFNSIAIGPGMSRFDGGEEWIKSLIASLTNQPIVIDADALYLLRNELDLVRQYRGSMIFTPHPGEMASLVNKTVKEVEANRIEIASTFAKDFRVYLLLKGHRSIVATPGGEVYINPYGHDALGKGGSGDVLTGLIASFLAQGAPTLNALITASYLHARAGEEKAKTLSHYGVMPLDIIDGVRDQLNQIKFSLPKD, translated from the coding sequence ATGTTTGTAGCCGGACAAAAGGAAATGCAGCAAATGGATCAGTATACGATGGATAAGATCGGATTACCAGGAGTTGTATTAATGGAAAATGCAGGAGCAAAAGTGGTGGAGGAGATTCTTGCAAGTTCACCATGTAAGAATCCGAGAGTAATTATATTCGCTGGTGGGGGCAATAATGGCGGCGACGGGTTTGTTATTGCCCGCAGATTGTTCGATTTAGGCTTGGAACCTCTTCTTTGTTTGTTAGTAAACCCTGATCGTATCAAGGGGGATGCAAAATCTCATTTTGATGTTTATATCAATCGGGGATTACCCATATTCTATTTTCAAGAAGATAATGCACTTACACTTCGGGATAAATTGAATCAAGCGGATATAATTATAGATGCTATGTTAGGAACGGGTATTAATGGTCCTGTACGAGAACCTTTTGACCAGGTTATCTCGATTGTAAATGAATACAAGGGAAAGAGATTAGTTATCTCTGTTGATATCCCATCTGGTGTTAGTAGCGATAGTGGAAAAGTTGAAGGACTTGCCATAAAAGCAACAAAAACAATTACCTTTGTATTTCCGAAAAAAGGTTTTTTTCTAAATGATGGTCCAAAGTATATCGGAGAGTGGAAGGTAGTTGATATTTCCGTGCCGCCTTCAATTGTAAAGGATTTGGGCCTCAATATGCCGCAATTAATTACAAAACCACTTGTTAAATCGCTATTACCAGCACGTCCGCAATATGGTCATAAAGGGACTTTCGGTCATGCTCTTGTCCTAGGTGGGTCCCGTCAGTATGTAGGAGCTCCCATTTTTGCAGCAAAGGCGGCTTTATTTTCTGGGGCAGGGTTAGTAACGTTAGCTGTCCCCAATAGTATTTATCCAATGGTGGCCAGTCAAAATCCGGAATCCTTACTTTTACCATTATCAGAAAGTGATGGTCATTTTGCAGAAAAGGCAATTGAAGAAATTACCTCACGCCTTCATCAATTTAATAGTATAGCGATTGGACCTGGGATGAGTAGGTTTGATGGTGGTGAAGAATGGATTAAATCTTTGATAGCTTCGCTAACAAATCAGCCAATTGTCATTGATGCTGATGCCCTCTATTTACTTCGAAATGAATTGGATCTAGTACGACAGTATAGGGGGTCCATGATTTTCACTCCTCACCCTGGAGAAATGGCCAGTTTAGTAAATAAAACAGTAAAAGAAGTTGAAGCCAATCGAATTGAAATAGCTAGTACTTTTGCAAAGGACTTTCGTGTTTATTTGCTATTAAAAGGACATCGGTCTATCGTTGCAACTCCAGGTGGGGAAGTGTACATAAACCCGTACGGTCATGACGCCCTAGGAAAAGGTGGAAGTGGAGATGTGCTGACAGGGCTTATCGCTTCCTTTCTTGCCCAAGGAGCGCCAACATTAAATGCTCTTATTACGGCAAGCTATTTACATGCGCGGGCTGGGGAAGAAAAGGCAAAAACGTTATCCCATTATGGAGTAATGCCTCTAGATATTATTGATGGGGTAAGAGATCAACTAAACCAGATCAAATTTAGTTTGCCAAAGGATTAA